TCACCCATCAAGTGTTTCTCTGAAAGTAACCAAAGCCTTTTTTGGGGATTACTTCATGGTGAATCAGAAAGAATTGATTCAACAGAAAATATTGAAAACTGCTTACGCCATATTCGCGATGAAAAAGCTTTCAACTTTTTTGGAACATCCTCCTTCGAAAACATCGAAGAAACTTCAAATGAAGTATGGAAACTGATCACACAAAATATTGCCGAATTTGATGAAGCCGATCGCTTTACTACTTTTGTGGGCTTTCAATGGCAAGGAGAGCCAGGCGAAGAGGGCATTAGACAAATTGTTTACGCAAAAGAAGGCAAGCAAATCCTTCGTAAAAAAGATGTTAAATATAGCTCTTTGAAAAAAATCTATAAAAGCTTTTCTCCGAAAGAGTTAATTTCTATTCCTTGTTTCACAATGGCAAAGGGATTCGAATTTAATTTTAAAGAATTTGATCCAGAGTTTGAACGTGTTGTGGAAATATACAATGCCTGGGGATCTTCCGAATGTACGAAGAAAGAAGGAAACCCCCGACCTATTCAATGTCAGGGAAAAGCTGGCGTTCAAGAAACGGCAGAAGGATCTATCCAAAAAGCCCTGCAAAACAACCATCGTTTTGGATTTGTAGCAGGCGGACTAGATGACAGAGGTGCCTATTCAGATTTTTTCCGTGGCGACCAAATGCAATACTCTCCTGGTTTGACAGGGATTATTGCGCAAGAGCACTCGCGCAATGCCTTAATTGAAGCCTTGTATAAGCGTTCTTGCTATGCCACAACAGGGGAACGGATCATTGTCGGACTCTACCTGGCTGGTATGCCCATGGGGAGTGAAATGGACACATCCGAAAAACACGGTCTGATTGTGAACCGACATATCTCTGGCTATGTCGCAGGAACAGCGCCTTTAAAATCGGTTGAAATCATTCGGAATGGAACTGTCATTCATACATTGAAATCTGACACCTATTATCTCAATTTCACTTATGACGACATGACAACTTTAAGCAAGGTGTGCTTCACTCCTAAAGATAAAAAGCCCCCATTTGTTTATTACTACTTACGTGTGATTCAAGAAGATGGAAACATCGCATGGAGTTCCCCGATTTGGGTTGATCTCGTGCCACTGAAACCTTCTCCTAAGAAGAATTCAAAAGCTCTAGTCAAACCATCTAAAAAACCCATCATCATTGAAGATGACTTAGATGAAGAAGATGAGGATGATTTCGACGATTTTGATGACGAAACAGAAGAGTAACAAAAAAACAATAAGAGGAAACAGATGTCTGATTTTACCACCACTTTAATCATCGCATTTTTTGCAATCATCGTCGCCCTCCTCTTATTGGGTTTAGGATGGCTTCTGACAGGAAAATCAAAAATTAAACCAGGATCCTGCGGAAGAGACCCCACACAAAAGAAAGATAATGAGTGTGGGGACCAATTCAGCTGCACACTTTGCGACAAAAATGATGAGAAGAAATCATGAGCAAATATACCAAAGAGAATCCTGAAAGTATTCAGAAAATGTTTGGAAGCATCGCTCAAAATTACGATAAAACCAATGCAATTCTCTCATTTCAAATGCATAAAAAATGGAATCAGGAATTAGTGCGCCATGTAGGCGGCTATGACGAATCAGAAGTCCTGCTCGATCTTTGCTGTGGAACTGGCGATATCGCGTTTACCTGCCTAGCGCAGTCGAAAAAAAAGCGCAAGGCCTATTTGCTCGATTTCTGCCAAGAAATGCTTGATTGCGCAAAGGAAAAATCTTTAGTGAAAGGTTTTCAGCGACATCAAATTTCTTACCTGCGAGCAGATGCACAAAAAATTCCTCTAGAGTCTGAAACAGTGTCTTTGGCTACTTTGGCCTACGGCATTCGAAACATTCAGCAACCTCAAGAATGTTTTAGGGAGACTTATCGCGTGCTCGCTCCAGGAGGAAGATTTGGGATTTTAGAATTGACAAAACCTCAGAATCGCTTGCTACGATTTGGGCACCAAATCTATCTAAAAACGATTCTTCCACTTCTCGGAAAATGGCTAACCAATAATCGTGAAGCCTATCAATACCTTTGCTCTAGTATTCACAATTTTGTTCCACCGAGTGAGATTTCACGCATGCTTAAAGAGGAAGGTTTTCAGCAAGTTACTTTGTCTCCTCTATTTGGAGGCATTGCAACCTTATTTATTTGCCAAAAACCCTTTCTTCACACAGAATCCCAATAATTGCTTATTTCCGCTCGCTCTTCGCACTCTTCAAAAGAGCTTTAATGGAAGAATGCGTGCGATATTCAGCCAGCTCTTGGGGGGTGAATGGCCCTCTTTCAGGATCAGCTAATAAATAAAGAGCCTGTGCTCTTTCCTTCAAAAGCGTTTCCATTTTATCACTGAGAAAACCAGGCAATCTGTCATTAATTGAACTAATCATTTGCCCCACTTGTATCGGAGTTAAATGAGAGCGAAGATCATTCAAAAGCTCAGAATCATATGCATAACCCGATATTTGAAAATTACGCCATTTATATTGATTTCTCGCTGCAACTTTGATCCCAAATATATTTTTTTCCGGAAAGCTATTTACATTGTCAATGGCTTTAATATCATTAACCTTTCCCTCTTCATCCAGCTTTACCAGCCAATTCTCATGATGTCGATCGAGATTCCCAATCAAGTAATCAAAAAGTGTCATTTGTTGAAATTGTTTCCAGCCTTGCGGTGTGAAATTGTCCTGATTTTGCAATAAATAGCTAACCTGCTCTGCTTCTTGATAACCATTTAAAAATCGCTGCATGGTTCCTGTTTTATCCCCTAGCTTAACGACTCTAGCCCCTGGTGATATGGGAAAATCCAAAAATTTTGAAACTTCAAAAGCAGCAGCTTCCGATTTTGATTGAGCTAGCTTCTTTGTATTTAAGTAGTAAAGTTGACCAAAGAACAGTTGCTTAAATTTGTTTTTGATACGAATTGATAAAGAGGTCTCTTTATTGCTCAGCTTAAAAATCCCAATTTTTTTAAACTCTCCCTTTCCATCCTTTGAAACCCATTCCACAAAGTGAGCACCAGTTTTTCCTTTGCCAACATTGGTAACAAGACCAAATTTTGCCGCTAATTTCGCCTTTTCAATTTGCCTTGTTAGCTTCTGTGATTCTTCTTCTCCTGTCAGCTTAGGCAGCTCAAAGCTAGAGTCTTCTGATAGGTCTGAATCTTCTCCAAGTTCTTCTTTGAGGAGATTCTTTTGCTGACGTAATTCTTTTAATTTAGGATTTAAAAAATTATGTAATTCTTTATTCGCTAACAAAGAACGCAATTTCGGGTTGTTTTTGACAAACGGCTTTAATTTTTCCTCGAACAGCTCCTGCATATCATTCTCGAATTGTCGGATCTGCTTGACTTGTTCTCTTGAATAGCCCTTATCCTCAAGTTCTTGATCTGTAAGGATTTTATCTCGATTCTCTCTCTGCCAGCCTTCTATCGCTTGGACACTAACTTTTACAATATATGCAACACGGGCATTCACTTCTTTTTTGCTTTTTGCACTGGAGAATCCCCAAAAATTTGATTTTGCTAAATTTCCTTTTGAAAGGGTCAGTCGGGAAGGATCTGAATTTAACAGAGCCTTAAAATCTGCATTCTTATTCAACAGATCTATTTGTGGAATAATTCCATTCGAAAATCCAGTGTCTAAAAAATCGCGCAACTTGGCATTATTTAATAAAACCTGTAATTCAACATCATTTTTTACTAGAGGAGTTAACTTCTTCTCGAAAATCTCCTTTACATTTTTTTCGAACTGCCGAATCTCTTTAATTTGCTCTTTTGAATAACCTCTACGAACTTCAAGCTCTCGATCCGTAAGTTTCAGGTCTCCATTTTCT
This window of the Parachlamydia acanthamoebae genome carries:
- a CDS encoding DUF3604 domain-containing protein — translated: MRRSICYCDPHHAFAGEVNTWKFIYTTSVALPKKTRLKFDLMSEGRDIDWEVPSANLKKGKNVIYAELENGKLLTATEIETPERFTPQFEFTLPDKVEAGSNITIIVGSPKLDDDSRYKKGTRTQTTAQRRRSFLLYVDASGKGHYEDPEIFSMDIRGNVLSTLKVITPSFVTRNKRFDVIARFEDQFGNLTSNAPEDTLIELSYEQLRENLTWKLFVPETGFITLPNLYFNEPGIYTIQLLNTKTKEVFKSSPIKCFSESNQSLFWGLLHGESERIDSTENIENCLRHIRDEKAFNFFGTSSFENIEETSNEVWKLITQNIAEFDEADRFTTFVGFQWQGEPGEEGIRQIVYAKEGKQILRKKDVKYSSLKKIYKSFSPKELISIPCFTMAKGFEFNFKEFDPEFERVVEIYNAWGSSECTKKEGNPRPIQCQGKAGVQETAEGSIQKALQNNHRFGFVAGGLDDRGAYSDFFRGDQMQYSPGLTGIIAQEHSRNALIEALYKRSCYATTGERIIVGLYLAGMPMGSEMDTSEKHGLIVNRHISGYVAGTAPLKSVEIIRNGTVIHTLKSDTYYLNFTYDDMTTLSKVCFTPKDKKPPFVYYYLRVIQEDGNIAWSSPIWVDLVPLKPSPKKNSKALVKPSKKPIIIEDDLDEEDEDDFDDFDDETEE
- the ubiE gene encoding bifunctional demethylmenaquinone methyltransferase/2-methoxy-6-polyprenyl-1,4-benzoquinol methylase UbiE — protein: MSKYTKENPESIQKMFGSIAQNYDKTNAILSFQMHKKWNQELVRHVGGYDESEVLLDLCCGTGDIAFTCLAQSKKKRKAYLLDFCQEMLDCAKEKSLVKGFQRHQISYLRADAQKIPLESETVSLATLAYGIRNIQQPQECFRETYRVLAPGGRFGILELTKPQNRLLRFGHQIYLKTILPLLGKWLTNNREAYQYLCSSIHNFVPPSEISRMLKEEGFQQVTLSPLFGGIATLFICQKPFLHTESQ